The Polyodon spathula isolate WHYD16114869_AA chromosome 21, ASM1765450v1, whole genome shotgun sequence genome contains the following window.
TAAGTGATCTAATATCAGCCTGCCCTTTAGGAAGCAGTGCTATTACAAGCTCACACCATATTCATAGTAATAGACTGGAACAATACCCTTTTCATTTGAAACTCGGGTCACAAAGTGCTGTTCATTCCTGAACACCGCCCCCTGTTAACAGGTGCAATCGGTGCGTGAAGTGAAAGCTGACGGCCAGCACCTGTTTGAAATCACAATGAAAAACGGGAAGAAGAAGCTGCTGGTAAGTGCGTGAGAGATGCACAGCATTCTTTGAGCTGGGCTGCTTCCAGTGGCAGTCCTCTGTGTGCTGTCCTGTCTCTCACATGCATGTGGATGGTTCGATCAAGGTTGCCTTCATTTCCCTCTTGATTTTTTCATGAGATGATTCTGAAAGATGTAACGCCCCAAACAGGTTTTCAAATGATGCCGTATTTTAAGAGGTGGTAACGGCAGTGGATATGGGGTTGAGGGGGAGGAGGAATACTGTGTGACCAGCTTTAGGGGaacgtaaacaaactggactgtcagcaAGGCCTGACCTCTGAACCAGTCAAGTGCACCGCAAAGCTGAACAGTGAGAGAATGCAATAAGCAGATGCTGGTTGCTTGCATTATAATATGTTAAATAGAGTAAAATGGGTCACTGCTGCTTGAGGTCTCCGATTGCTCTACAAAGCTCATGATCCCTCTGGTCTCTGCTGGTTTCCAGTCTGCAGAGACGGAGGAACTCCGGGCACTGTGGATAAAGTTCCTGTGGAAAGCCATGCAGCTTCCAGGACCCGGGAGAACACAGTCTGCCTGCACATGGTAAGCAAACAAGCAAGGGAGTGACCAGAGATCAGGGGGAGAGGGGCAGTCCATTAACAAGGGAGTGATCGGGGGAGAGGGGCGGCCCATTAACTAGGGAGTGATCAGGTGGAAAGGGGTAGTACACTTTCATGGGCTTAGAGGGAGGTGAGGTTGGAGCTTTCCTACCTGGTACCATGGGTTACGAAGGAGCTCCTTTAAAAACGAACAGCTGACGGTTCTCTGTAATGATGTTCCAGGCATGACATTCCTGATCTGACGCAGAAAGCCGCTCTGAGCACGCAGAGCAGTTCCGATGAAGACAGGCTGAGCTCTACCTCCTGCTCCTCGGACACTCCAGAGCCCCTCGCCCCCTCCAGCAGCTCACCTGCCACAGGTAAGAAATAGCAGCACCACAAACAGGCTTTCATGAGCTGTGGTTTAAAACATAATACAGAGTTCACTGTAGCGTAACAATTTCATAGGAATGGCTATCATTCTATACCTATTGAAATGGGTAAAGCTTATTAACTGTtaatatgtaacattttaaaaatgggtttAGTTGGGTAGTGACTTGTTGATCATTTTCATTGTGTGTTCTTTGTTTCCTAGGAAACAGAATGGACAGTGAAAGCATCTGCGATGTTCCGAAGAGTCTGTTAGAGCGCTCCACTGAAGAAAGCAGCAGCACCAGTAAGTTACAGTATACTGTGTATCTCCTGTTGTCGCTGGTATCTCAAtgaaagtgggggaaaaaaagaaaagtgattcCTAAGTATCCCAAATATCTTTCCTGTGGCGGGTTTTATGCTCCGAATGTTGTTTTCAAAAGTTCTGGTACTGGATGCAGAAAACTCAGTGTGTGAACCTGATCATATTGAACTGTATACAACTCTAGTGTAAATATCAAAGCATGACAAGGATTGAAGTATTGTGATGTTGTTTAATGTAGTTGCACAGAGCAGAAAGCTATTGCAAACTAGCTtacttgaaccagctctgaacttttcctgtgttttcatgcagaccacccacacacacaagcCCAGGCTAATGACCCATTCTATGATGGCGATGGTGGCATCTATAACATACCCACGTCTCGTTCAATTCATTTAACGTCAGAACAGCCCTTTACAGGTAGACAGCTGCAATAGCTAGGAGTAATTATTTAGAATTCAGGCACTACATATGCTTCAGGTATTCATATAAATatttggcataaaaaaaaaaaagacacctagTATTTTACTGAAGTTTTCTCCGTGGCTGTAGAAAGTTGAGATGAGGGAGGCTGTTGATTGAGTGTAAGAGCCTCCATCTCTCTGTTAAGAGCTGAGGGAGGCTATTGCATCAAGTATTAGTTCCATGTATGCAGAGTCTGGCAGCTTTCTACATCTTTTTAACTGATATTGAATGTACTGAGATAAACAAATCCTGTCTCAAGCAagatttgtttgctttaaatatccacaaaatacacatacatCATGAAGTACtatgtctctcttttttttaatttccagatACCCAGTCAGCTATTGAAGTCGTGCAGCTGTTGGATGACATTAAATCAGGTTTAACCTTTTCCAGTGCAGGTTGGTTACATGAATAGCTGTGAAAGCTGACGAGTGAGATCACATGATCATACAGCAAGCATGGTGTTCTGtcataaaacacaaacagtgtGGCAACAACTAAAATGAATGAAGACTGAATCAAATGCAGATGTGCCACGTGCTTCACATTCATATGCTGTGACTGATTCCTTGTGTTCTTGTgcaccaaataataaaaaaacacactttacaaAGGACTGTTGTTATTGACAAGGGACATCTCCTTTTGTATTGAGATGGAGAACAGGGAACTTGTTTCtgaaagcacacacacaggactgtaACAAACACAGGTCTAAGAAAATTCATTATATTGGCACTTCCATTTAGCTACACATACACTCCCCATAGTTTGCAAACAAAACTAATGATCTTGTTACACGGataaactattaaaaatgtacagtatggacTGTATGAGCTTCACTTGTGCATTACTGAGCGCTTACCTATAGAGTATTAGCCAATATTCCCGTCAATCAGCCAGCGTGTACAGTAGATGAGGAGAAGAATCCACCCGTCACTCCCTGGACTAGGTTAGTGACGTTACATGCAATCGTCCTTATCAACACAA
Protein-coding sequences here:
- the LOC121296137 gene encoding uncharacterized protein LOC121296137 isoform X1, which codes for MCEQKNLVFESFLKKRKDRMKLTWATYWFRLQNTTLFFYTKKKLDASHLRGQYYIYMVQSVREVKADGQHLFEITMKNGKKKLLSAETEELRALWIKFLWKAMQLPGPGRTQSACTWHDIPDLTQKAALSTQSSSDEDRLSSTSCSSDTPEPLAPSSSSPATGNRMDSESICDVPKSLLERSTEESSSTNHPHTQAQANDPFYDGDGGIYNIPTSRSIHLTSEQPFTDTQSAIEVVQLLDDIKSGLTFSSAGWLHE
- the LOC121296137 gene encoding uncharacterized protein LOC121296137 isoform X2 → MCEQKNLVFESFLKKRKDRMKLTWATYWFRLQNTTLFFYTKKKLDASHLRGQYYIYMVQSVREVKADGQHLFEITMKNGKKKLLSAETEELRALWIKFLWKAMQLPGPGRTQSACTWHDIPDLTQKAALSTQSSSDEDRLSSTSCSSDTPEPLAPSSSSPATGNRMDSESICDVPKSLLERSTEESSSTNTQSAIEVVQLLDDIKSGLTFSSAGWLHE